In Bacillus horti, a single window of DNA contains:
- a CDS encoding sugar ABC transporter substrate-binding protein: MSHKGKWGLIVFVALCTLLIGCIKNSNEESLDENVSTNAMYLGKDSAVDVAPSNSEESLSPGSASDDSKKIRIGFSMDTLEEERWLKDRDLFKKAVEQLGAEVEILAANGDEALQVVQAETLINRGVDVLVIVPYNAESAATIVTKAQLAGIKVISYDRLIKNADIDLYVSFDNERVGELQAEAMIRLVPEGKYVYIGGAETDYNAHLLKKGVFNVLQPLIDQGDIHIVYDQWTTNWLPSNAFLNMQEALKANNNQIDAVIAANDATAGMALKALEEAGLAGQIPVAGQDAELAAVQRIVQGIQTMTVYKPIGSLAEEVASLSVSLAKGEVLDIERKLNNGKVMVPSVLLSPVSVNRSNLDETILADGFHSEEDIYSGGR; this comes from the coding sequence ATGTCTCACAAGGGGAAATGGGGACTAATAGTATTTGTTGCCTTGTGCACCCTATTAATAGGCTGTATAAAAAATTCAAATGAGGAAAGCCTTGATGAAAATGTTTCTACCAATGCCATGTACTTAGGAAAGGATTCAGCAGTTGACGTAGCTCCCTCTAATTCTGAAGAATCGCTCTCACCTGGTTCTGCTTCAGATGATTCTAAAAAAATTAGGATTGGTTTTTCTATGGACACGCTAGAGGAGGAACGATGGCTTAAGGATCGTGATTTATTTAAAAAGGCGGTAGAGCAACTCGGGGCAGAAGTTGAGATATTAGCGGCAAACGGAGATGAAGCACTTCAGGTTGTCCAGGCTGAAACGTTAATAAATAGAGGAGTCGATGTTCTAGTCATAGTTCCTTACAATGCAGAATCTGCAGCAACTATTGTGACAAAGGCCCAGCTCGCAGGGATCAAGGTCATTTCCTATGATCGATTGATTAAAAATGCAGATATCGATTTGTATGTTTCATTTGATAATGAGCGGGTAGGGGAGCTGCAGGCCGAAGCCATGATTAGGCTAGTTCCTGAAGGGAAGTATGTGTATATAGGTGGAGCAGAAACAGATTATAATGCACATCTGCTTAAAAAAGGAGTATTTAACGTGCTCCAGCCTCTTATAGATCAAGGAGACATTCACATCGTTTATGATCAATGGACAACGAACTGGCTTCCAAGTAATGCTTTTTTAAACATGCAAGAAGCCCTGAAGGCAAATAATAACCAAATCGATGCGGTGATTGCTGCTAATGATGCAACAGCTGGTATGGCCTTGAAAGCGTTGGAGGAAGCAGGGCTTGCTGGTCAAATCCCGGTTGCTGGGCAGGATGCTGAGTTAGCTGCCGTTCAAAGAATAGTCCAAGGGATACAGACTATGACTGTCTACAAGCCCATTGGCAGCCTAGCTGAAGAGGTTGCTTCTCTTTCTGTAAGTCTAGCCAAAGGAGAGGTTTTGGACATTGAAAGAAAATTAAATAACGGTAAAGTTATGGTTCCATCTGTCCTTCTTTCACCTGTCTCTGTTAATAGATCTAATCTAGATGAAACGATCCTTGCCGATGGCTTCCACAGTGAGGAGGATATTTACAGTGGAGGAAGGTAA
- a CDS encoding response regulator translates to MIKLLIVDDEQVERQGMQAILERSFPHLRIQQAKNGKMAIELATEFTPDLILMDIKMPGMTGLEAVEKISSDFPAIKFIMVTAYDTFQYMKAAIKLGVKDYILKPSKASEIVSTIGKVIEQIITERDHYRKSQLQQEVWEKAQVLVETDVVTQFLFDHVHEVHVDMLINMLEIPSSDELFVMVLHLPEGAEVYYSLIKEKVRQKKSGWVGALYGRQLPIIVFRQYEFSYRSQASAWARDFLSLPATTESTDWFIGIGGVYKSLDDIRTSYQEALMTTIDMNARKDYHFYEDISFQPDRLEENIANHKELVDNIRLGKWDRVYTQVMNQLTYFEKGRTAIVHAQQRILELLWIASRMMSESGIETVTPLYMVQPLDYRQLRGETDQLIQKMKQSYEQHITLLESDTFHKLKQYIIDHSQEDISLDTLAQKVQLSPIYISKMFKEKQGVNYIEFLTECRMEKAKSLLADAEKSIKEITFEVGYHDPNYFSKVFKKVTYISPKEYRKTMLGQQV, encoded by the coding sequence ATGATCAAACTTCTCATTGTGGATGATGAACAGGTTGAACGCCAGGGAATGCAAGCGATTTTAGAAAGAAGCTTTCCCCATCTGCGAATTCAGCAGGCAAAAAACGGTAAAATGGCTATAGAGCTGGCTACAGAGTTTACACCAGACTTAATTCTTATGGATATTAAGATGCCTGGAATGACAGGGCTTGAAGCTGTTGAGAAGATAAGCTCTGACTTTCCTGCCATTAAATTCATCATGGTAACAGCGTATGATACGTTTCAATATATGAAGGCAGCTATTAAGCTCGGTGTGAAGGATTATATTTTAAAGCCTAGCAAAGCAAGTGAAATTGTGAGTACAATCGGTAAGGTGATTGAACAAATAATAACGGAGCGTGATCACTATAGAAAAAGCCAATTACAGCAAGAAGTTTGGGAAAAGGCTCAGGTCCTTGTGGAAACAGATGTTGTCACACAGTTTTTATTTGACCACGTGCATGAGGTTCATGTTGATATGCTTATTAATATGCTTGAAATTCCTTCATCCGATGAACTGTTTGTGATGGTTCTACACTTACCTGAGGGAGCGGAGGTCTACTATTCTCTCATAAAGGAAAAAGTAAGACAGAAGAAGAGTGGCTGGGTTGGTGCGCTTTATGGGCGACAGCTTCCTATAATCGTTTTTAGACAGTATGAGTTTTCCTACCGTTCTCAAGCTAGTGCCTGGGCAAGAGATTTTCTTTCTCTTCCCGCAACAACTGAAAGTACTGATTGGTTTATCGGAATAGGGGGAGTTTATAAGTCATTGGATGATATTAGAACATCCTATCAGGAGGCATTAATGACGACAATTGATATGAATGCTCGGAAGGACTATCATTTTTACGAAGATATTTCCTTCCAACCTGATCGACTTGAGGAGAACATAGCTAATCACAAAGAATTGGTGGACAATATAAGACTTGGAAAATGGGATCGTGTTTATACCCAGGTGATGAACCAACTAACCTATTTTGAAAAAGGAAGAACGGCGATTGTACATGCACAGCAACGAATACTTGAACTGCTCTGGATAGCCTCCAGAATGATGAGTGAGAGCGGAATAGAAACAGTGACACCGTTATATATGGTTCAGCCACTAGACTATCGACAGCTTCGAGGGGAAACGGATCAACTGATACAGAAAATGAAGCAATCCTACGAACAACATATTACCCTTCTTGAGTCTGATACGTTCCATAAGTTAAAGCAGTATATCATAGACCATTCACAAGAGGATATTTCCCTAGATACTTTAGCTCAAAAAGTACAGCTTAGCCCTATTTATATAAGTAAAATGTTTAAGGAAAAACAGGGTGTAAACTATATTGAATTTCTAACAGAATGCAGAATGGAAAAAGCAAAAAGCCTGTTAGCAGACGCTGAAAAAAGCATTAAAGAGATCACATTCGAAGTGGGATACCATGATCCAAACTATTTTAGTAAGGTATTTAAGAAAGTGACCTATATCTCGCCTAAAGAGTATCGAAAGACAATGCTTGGTCAGCAGGTTTGA
- a CDS encoding sensor histidine kinase produces MTSIQKKILTLTTIVLLIMSSIWLALTYYNFKTHQQYNDVLQRYLSMNEVSRASQLVVNDLNQLMLDSNPASLQQLQVSKEKLLHAKQGVYPLRNSDNAFTLTNYVHLIDSLVETTNRFILFQAEKDTESSAHEFSEANNISTYISEMTLALIDIELNTYSLFYRGIMEQSGEVIKLGIWVLLLITSILLIITYWFSLGITRPIFQLTKAANELSKGNFDRQVKVTAKDEIEFLAKTFDRMRININNLISEIKHKAALERELQESKLLLQESQFRSLQSQIHPHFLFNTLNTLSKKAYLDGAEETSDLLVSVAGILRYNLKQQNRSVTLRDEINVLKQYIDIQKARFTDRLQVYLDIDEACLDLKIPALTLQPIIENAVIHAVEPKIEGGTIWFKVRKKGHDVIIEIEDDGSGMPQEKIKQIINEEAPAITEGHSTGIGFSNVVKRLRLFYGYQDVIEILSVQDKGTNIKLIIRREGAVLDDQTSHCG; encoded by the coding sequence ATGACAAGCATTCAGAAGAAAATCCTAACACTCACGACGATTGTTTTATTGATTATGTCATCCATCTGGTTAGCCCTGACTTACTATAATTTTAAGACACATCAGCAATACAATGATGTCCTTCAACGCTATCTAAGTATGAATGAAGTTTCTAGAGCTAGCCAACTGGTTGTGAACGATCTAAATCAACTTATGCTTGATTCTAACCCAGCAAGCCTGCAGCAACTTCAAGTAAGTAAAGAAAAGCTTTTACATGCAAAGCAAGGGGTGTATCCCTTAAGGAACAGCGATAATGCTTTTACTTTAACAAACTATGTGCATCTTATTGATAGTCTAGTAGAAACAACGAATCGATTCATTTTGTTTCAAGCTGAAAAAGATACTGAGAGCTCTGCCCACGAGTTTTCTGAAGCAAACAACATCTCCACCTATATCTCTGAGATGACTTTAGCTCTAATTGACATAGAATTAAACACGTATAGCTTATTTTATCGCGGGATCATGGAGCAATCTGGCGAAGTTATTAAATTGGGAATATGGGTGCTATTACTTATAACCTCAATTTTATTAATTATCACCTATTGGTTTTCATTAGGGATTACTCGTCCAATATTTCAGCTAACTAAGGCAGCCAATGAGCTTTCTAAAGGAAACTTTGATCGGCAGGTGAAGGTGACGGCTAAAGACGAGATTGAGTTTTTGGCTAAAACGTTTGATCGTATGCGAATTAATATCAATAATCTTATTTCAGAAATTAAGCATAAAGCAGCTCTAGAGCGTGAGCTACAGGAGAGTAAACTGCTTTTGCAAGAAAGTCAGTTTCGCAGCCTTCAGAGTCAAATTCATCCACACTTCCTATTTAACACATTAAATACACTTTCTAAAAAAGCTTATCTAGATGGGGCCGAAGAAACCAGTGATCTTCTTGTAAGTGTTGCGGGTATTCTCCGCTATAATTTAAAGCAGCAGAATAGATCTGTTACTTTAAGAGACGAAATTAATGTGCTAAAGCAATATATAGATATTCAAAAAGCAAGATTCACAGATCGACTTCAAGTTTATTTAGACATTGATGAAGCCTGCCTTGATCTGAAAATACCAGCTTTAACTCTTCAGCCCATTATTGAAAATGCGGTCATTCATGCTGTGGAGCCTAAGATAGAGGGTGGGACAATTTGGTTTAAAGTTAGGAAAAAAGGACATGACGTTATCATAGAAATTGAAGATGATGGAAGTGGAATGCCGCAAGAGAAAATAAAGCAGATTATAAATGAAGAAGCTCCAGCTATTACAGAGGGTCATTCTACGGGCATAGGCTTTAGTAATGTTGTCAAACGGCTACGATTATTTTACGGCTATCAAGATGTGATTGAAATACTGAGTGTCCAAGATAAGGGAACAAACATAAAGCTGATAATAAGAAGAGAAGGAGCTGTTCTTGATGATCAAACTTCTCATTGTGGATGA
- a CDS encoding sugar ABC transporter substrate-binding protein, whose product MQKLGIIVAVVVVVLLCHFTFTSAQKVLQLDNQLPRLIGEEEGNHRLVLITQDRQTPFWDKVAEGAIRQAEIEGVSLEVWGSYGMNKEDFLKNIEVAIHSKVNGILVQGLDSPEFKELTKVKASFHGIPIITVANDVPMEESLRRTYVGSDQYTAGQLIADELIQQMVSDGQVVLMYDREREYYQRERIRGIKSVLNMYSKIEIIEVETDSTRDQVKAATRDVMNRFPQADAYIPVNANHVGIMISEISKRSQLDPFLIYTFDDGPEAISLLAQGIIDGVIEQEPEKMGEWSVQLLVEWLNGETVPLNHKGYLTDLKILKVNGAE is encoded by the coding sequence TTGCAAAAGCTTGGGATAATTGTGGCTGTTGTAGTTGTCGTTTTACTCTGTCATTTCACTTTCACTTCAGCTCAAAAGGTCCTTCAGTTAGATAATCAGCTGCCTCGGCTTATAGGAGAAGAAGAGGGGAATCATCGCTTAGTGCTGATTACGCAAGATAGACAAACGCCATTTTGGGATAAGGTGGCAGAAGGAGCTATAAGACAGGCTGAAATAGAAGGAGTCAGCTTAGAGGTTTGGGGTAGCTATGGAATGAACAAGGAGGATTTTCTCAAAAATATTGAGGTAGCCATTCACTCAAAGGTTAATGGGATCCTTGTGCAAGGCTTAGATTCACCAGAATTTAAAGAGCTGACAAAAGTAAAGGCCTCTTTTCATGGGATTCCAATTATAACAGTAGCCAATGATGTGCCGATGGAGGAAAGTCTACGACGAACGTATGTAGGATCGGATCAATATACGGCAGGTCAATTGATTGCTGATGAGCTTATACAGCAGATGGTTTCAGACGGGCAGGTTGTACTTATGTATGATCGTGAACGCGAATATTATCAAAGGGAGCGTATAAGAGGAATTAAGAGCGTACTTAACATGTACTCTAAGATAGAGATCATTGAAGTGGAAACAGATAGTACAAGAGATCAAGTAAAGGCGGCAACACGGGATGTCATGAACAGGTTCCCGCAGGCAGATGCTTATATCCCAGTCAATGCTAATCATGTAGGGATAATGATTAGTGAAATAAGTAAGCGTTCTCAACTTGATCCTTTTCTTATTTATACCTTTGATGATGGTCCTGAAGCCATATCATTATTGGCACAAGGAATTATAGATGGTGTCATTGAACAGGAACCCGAAAAAATGGGGGAATGGAGTGTTCAGCTACTAGTTGAATGGTTAAATGGAGAGACTGTTCCTTTAAATCATAAAGGCTACCTAACAGACTTGAAGATATTGAAAGTGAATGGTGCAGAATGA
- a CDS encoding sugar ABC transporter permease translates to MGVFQEAKTLIRENIRDYGMYIALFVIIVTFTFMTDGLFISSRNISNLLDSAGYIAVLAVGMTLIIVIRHIDLSVGYAAGFLGAIAAILLTQAGVSVWFTIPIILIIGAAIGLFNGVLVAQIGIPSFVATLAGMLIFRGALLQVTERTGTIIIQDSHFNAIGNGYIPSLLEINGLHLLTLLVGLVGILLYILSEISTRRNKIKYDFEVISKPIFILKLAFISSIIAYVTWILAGYNGFSWTVMIMLLVVVVYHFFTKKTVLGRHIYAVGSNPEAAHLSGINVKKITYIVFGSMGMLAALSGILFTSRLQAATTTAGTLFELDAIAAAYVGGVSSAGGVGKVTGAIIGAVVMASLTNGMNLLGVGISYQYMIRGGVLAGAVIFDVLTRKKR, encoded by the coding sequence ATGGGTGTTTTTCAAGAAGCAAAAACATTAATTCGTGAAAATATCCGTGATTACGGAATGTATATTGCCTTATTTGTTATTATTGTTACCTTTACATTCATGACGGACGGCTTGTTTATCTCATCAAGGAATATAAGTAACTTATTGGATTCCGCTGGCTACATCGCCGTACTTGCTGTAGGGATGACACTAATTATTGTGATTAGGCACATTGATTTATCTGTAGGCTATGCAGCAGGTTTTTTAGGAGCTATTGCGGCTATTTTATTAACGCAGGCTGGTGTTTCGGTATGGTTCACCATCCCCATTATTTTAATCATTGGAGCAGCTATTGGTCTTTTTAATGGAGTGTTGGTTGCTCAAATTGGGATACCTTCCTTTGTGGCTACACTTGCTGGGATGCTAATATTTCGAGGTGCGTTATTACAGGTCACTGAAAGAACTGGGACAATCATCATTCAAGATAGCCATTTCAATGCAATTGGGAACGGTTATATCCCGTCTTTGCTTGAGATAAATGGCTTGCATCTTCTTACTTTGTTAGTAGGATTGGTTGGGATTCTCCTTTATATACTTAGTGAGATCTCTACTCGACGTAATAAGATAAAGTATGACTTTGAGGTTATCTCTAAACCTATTTTCATTTTAAAGCTCGCCTTTATTTCTTCTATTATTGCTTATGTTACATGGATTCTAGCAGGATATAACGGCTTTTCTTGGACAGTTATGATTATGCTTCTAGTTGTTGTAGTCTATCATTTTTTTACAAAGAAAACGGTTCTAGGAAGGCATATCTATGCCGTTGGTAGTAACCCTGAAGCCGCACATTTAAGTGGTATTAACGTGAAAAAAATCACCTATATCGTGTTTGGCTCAATGGGGATGCTAGCTGCTCTTTCGGGCATTCTCTTTACTTCAAGGCTGCAGGCTGCAACAACGACAGCTGGAACATTATTTGAATTGGATGCCATTGCTGCCGCTTATGTTGGTGGGGTTTCATCTGCTGGTGGTGTTGGAAAAGTAACAGGGGCTATTATCGGTGCGGTGGTTATGGCATCACTGACCAATGGAATGAATCTACTTGGGGTTGGTATTTCCTATCAATATATGATTCGTGGAGGAGTACTAGCAGGTGCAGTAATCTTTGATGTATTAACACGTAAAAAAAGGTAA
- a CDS encoding sugar ABC transporter ATP-binding protein: protein MNHYILEMHDISKEFTGVKALSDVSFKVEEGEIHCLIGENGAGKSTLMKVLSGVYPYGTYTGDIVFEGVVQQFNKISDSVDTGIAIIYQELALFPDLTVYENIFAGNEIKHGGYIDWNKTIVEAQRLLKKVKLHVNPDTLVRELSVGKRQLVEIAKALSKDVKLLILDEPTAALNENDSENLLALLKELKEQGMTSIMISHKLKEVISIADKATVIRDGKTICTLDARQGEISERVIIKNMVGREIENIYPKRRKKSEDQRILELKNWSAYDPQLGREVVKNVNLHVKKGEIVGIAGLMGSGRTELALSLFGNAKSYKLEGELFWNGMRTSLNHPRDAIKAGIAYVTEDRKDDGLFLLQDIKSNISAANLHGIATNGVINVNEEIKVAERYKASLHIKASSLEQLVGNLSGGNQQKVSVGKWLFVGPKLLILDEPTRGIDVGAKFEIYTVMNELIEQGLSIVMISSELGEVLGMSDRIYVMAQGQIKGEIPIEEADQEQIMELATQ, encoded by the coding sequence ATGAACCATTATATTTTGGAGATGCACGATATCTCCAAGGAATTTACTGGAGTGAAGGCGCTAAGCGATGTGAGCTTCAAGGTGGAAGAAGGAGAGATCCATTGTTTAATCGGTGAAAATGGTGCTGGAAAATCTACATTAATGAAGGTGCTTAGCGGAGTTTATCCGTATGGAACCTATACAGGAGACATTGTTTTTGAAGGGGTGGTTCAGCAATTTAACAAAATCAGTGACAGTGTAGATACAGGGATCGCCATCATTTATCAAGAGCTAGCCTTATTTCCTGATCTTACAGTGTATGAGAACATCTTTGCTGGTAATGAGATCAAGCATGGAGGTTATATTGACTGGAACAAAACAATTGTTGAAGCCCAAAGGCTGTTGAAAAAAGTGAAGCTACATGTAAATCCAGACACATTGGTTAGAGAATTAAGTGTAGGAAAAAGACAGCTTGTTGAGATTGCTAAAGCACTAAGTAAAGATGTGAAATTACTTATCTTAGATGAGCCAACAGCCGCTTTAAATGAGAATGATAGTGAAAATTTACTTGCCCTATTAAAGGAATTAAAGGAACAGGGCATGACCAGTATTATGATTTCTCATAAATTAAAGGAAGTCATTAGCATTGCAGATAAAGCAACCGTCATCCGGGATGGGAAAACAATTTGTACATTGGACGCAAGGCAGGGGGAAATCTCAGAGAGAGTGATTATTAAGAATATGGTGGGACGAGAAATTGAGAACATCTATCCTAAACGAAGGAAAAAATCAGAAGACCAAAGAATATTGGAGCTCAAAAACTGGTCGGCCTATGATCCTCAGCTAGGTAGGGAGGTTGTAAAAAACGTTAATCTGCATGTGAAAAAAGGAGAGATTGTTGGCATCGCAGGTCTTATGGGCTCAGGCAGAACAGAGCTTGCTCTAAGTCTCTTTGGGAATGCTAAGTCCTACAAGCTTGAAGGAGAACTGTTTTGGAATGGCATGCGTACATCTTTAAATCATCCAAGAGATGCCATTAAAGCAGGGATCGCTTATGTTACAGAAGACCGTAAGGATGATGGTTTGTTTCTATTACAGGATATTAAAAGCAATATTTCTGCTGCTAATCTTCATGGTATAGCCACTAATGGGGTTATTAACGTCAATGAGGAAATTAAAGTGGCCGAACGATATAAAGCTTCTCTTCATATTAAAGCATCCTCCCTTGAACAGTTAGTAGGAAATTTGAGCGGTGGGAATCAACAAAAGGTTTCAGTAGGAAAATGGCTCTTTGTTGGCCCAAAGCTCTTAATTTTGGATGAGCCTACTCGAGGAATTGATGTTGGGGCTAAGTTTGAAATTTACACCGTTATGAACGAATTAATTGAACAAGGATTGAGTATTGTCATGATCTCTTCTGAGCTGGGCGAAGTGCTTGGAATGAGTGATCGGATTTATGTGATGGCTCAGGGACAAATAAAAGGAGAAATCCCGATTGAAGAAGCGGATCAGGAACAAATCATGGAGCTTGCAACACAATAG
- a CDS encoding sugar ABC transporter substrate-binding protein, with the protein MNKSWKTALLMVALLFSGILAACNSSTGGSGSVSVGIVLPTRDEPRWVQDEQRFKEALEDSEYTTEILFSQGSSAREKENVETLINRGIDVLIITPQDGDAAGAAVETAKKEGITVISYDRLITNTDAVDYYVTFDSVSVGAAQGQYLIDQTGGTGIPLYLYAGAASDNNAFLFFEGAWSVLQPKIADGTFVIANSSEAEALKDSAELTRDQMSRILGQVTTNWDPNEAINKAQTHLTAVGPDLKGDVAVLAPNDGTARAIADVFASDGEVSSYIVTGQDAEKASIQYIIDGKQSMTVFKDVRTLVTDAISIAIDILDGNTPETTGSYDNGAKEVEAKQTDVIVVNQNNVKQELIDSEYYEASEFTGLE; encoded by the coding sequence ATGAATAAATCGTGGAAAACAGCTTTATTAATGGTAGCTCTACTTTTTAGTGGGATTCTTGCCGCGTGTAATAGCAGTACAGGAGGAAGCGGTAGTGTAAGTGTTGGAATCGTCTTACCGACAAGGGATGAGCCTAGATGGGTGCAGGATGAGCAACGCTTCAAGGAAGCGCTAGAGGATTCTGAGTATACCACTGAAATTCTTTTTAGTCAGGGCTCTTCAGCAAGAGAAAAAGAAAATGTAGAAACACTTATTAATAGAGGGATTGATGTCCTAATCATTACCCCACAGGATGGCGATGCAGCTGGTGCTGCAGTTGAGACAGCGAAGAAAGAAGGAATTACCGTCATTTCTTACGATCGGCTGATTACGAATACAGATGCGGTAGATTACTACGTTACATTTGACAGTGTTTCCGTAGGGGCAGCACAGGGACAATACTTAATAGATCAAACAGGAGGGACTGGAATTCCATTATACCTTTATGCTGGCGCAGCTTCAGACAACAACGCCTTTTTATTCTTCGAAGGAGCTTGGAGTGTTCTTCAGCCAAAGATAGCCGATGGAACGTTTGTTATTGCCAATTCTAGTGAAGCAGAGGCGTTAAAGGATTCGGCTGAATTAACGCGTGATCAAATGAGTAGAATCCTTGGTCAGGTCACTACAAACTGGGATCCAAATGAAGCGATTAATAAAGCTCAAACTCATCTTACAGCCGTAGGTCCTGACTTGAAAGGGGATGTAGCTGTCCTTGCTCCGAATGATGGAACAGCTCGTGCTATTGCAGACGTGTTTGCATCAGATGGAGAGGTTTCTAGTTATATTGTTACTGGTCAGGATGCGGAAAAGGCATCCATTCAATACATTATTGATGGTAAGCAATCTATGACTGTATTTAAGGATGTTCGTACTCTTGTAACAGATGCTATATCTATTGCCATTGATATATTGGATGGTAATACTCCAGAAACTACTGGCTCATATGACAATGGAGCGAAAGAAGTAGAAGCGAAGCAAACAGATGTTATTGTTGTTAATCAGAATAATGTGAAGCAGGAGCTAATAGACTCAGAATATTATGAAGCTAGTGAGTTCACCGGACTGGAATAA
- the xylB gene encoding xylulokinase has product MNYVIGVDLGTSAVKVLLARQDGEIIQEVSKSYPLLQPQTGYSEQDPEEWVEKTIEALKELVDHFDDEPSKIVGLSFSGQMHGLVLLDDNKNVLRNSILWNDTRTTEQCKQIYDRAGRDKVLKITKNPVLEGFTLTKLLWVKEHEPDLFEKANVFLLPKDYLRYRLTGHIHSEYSDAAGTLLLEVAEKRWSEEMCELVGIPHSICPPLVESHACVGTLTSEVAGLTGLSESTQVFAGAADNACGAIGAGIISNGSTLCSIGTSGVVLSYEESKDRDFSGDIHYFNHAQEDAFYTMGVTLSAGYSLSWFKETFAASESFDQLLAGLADVPIGAKGLLFTPYLVGERTPHADSSIRSSFIGIDAAHKRIDFARAVLEGITFSLQESVEIFRNSGKKIDHIISIGGGAKNEMWLQIQADIFNATIVKLANEQGPALGAAILAAYGSGLFNSLEECTNTFIKYDKSYDPIPENVEKYERLFLLYKKVYEQTKQLNDELMSFR; this is encoded by the coding sequence ATGAACTATGTGATAGGCGTTGACTTAGGAACAAGTGCTGTAAAGGTTTTATTAGCTAGGCAGGACGGGGAGATTATTCAAGAGGTTTCTAAATCCTACCCATTACTACAGCCTCAAACAGGTTATAGTGAGCAGGATCCCGAGGAATGGGTTGAGAAAACAATAGAAGCCCTTAAGGAGTTAGTGGACCACTTTGATGATGAGCCTAGTAAAATTGTTGGTTTGAGCTTCTCTGGACAAATGCATGGATTAGTTCTGCTAGATGATAATAAGAATGTGCTTAGAAATAGTATATTATGGAATGATACTAGAACCACTGAGCAATGTAAGCAGATTTATGATCGAGCTGGTCGGGATAAGGTTCTGAAAATCACTAAAAATCCAGTTTTAGAAGGGTTTACATTAACCAAGCTACTGTGGGTGAAGGAGCATGAACCAGACTTATTTGAAAAAGCTAATGTTTTTCTTCTACCGAAAGACTATCTGCGATACCGTTTGACAGGGCATATTCATAGTGAATATTCAGATGCAGCGGGAACATTGCTCCTTGAAGTGGCTGAAAAACGCTGGAGTGAGGAAATGTGTGAGCTTGTTGGAATTCCTCACTCCATTTGTCCACCTCTCGTTGAATCCCATGCCTGTGTTGGAACACTGACTAGTGAAGTAGCTGGGCTAACCGGATTAAGCGAAAGCACTCAGGTATTTGCTGGTGCAGCAGACAACGCATGTGGGGCTATTGGAGCTGGAATCATCTCGAATGGAAGTACTCTATGTAGTATTGGAACATCTGGAGTCGTGCTTTCGTATGAGGAGTCCAAGGATCGAGATTTTAGTGGTGATATCCATTACTTTAATCATGCTCAAGAGGATGCCTTTTATACGATGGGTGTCACACTGTCTGCTGGTTATAGTTTAAGCTGGTTTAAGGAAACGTTCGCTGCATCAGAAAGCTTCGACCAGTTACTAGCTGGTTTAGCAGATGTCCCTATTGGAGCAAAAGGACTTTTGTTTACACCTTATTTAGTTGGTGAACGAACTCCCCACGCTGATTCTAGTATTCGCTCCAGCTTTATCGGAATAGATGCGGCTCATAAGCGAATTGATTTTGCTCGTGCTGTATTGGAAGGAATTACGTTTTCCTTGCAGGAAAGCGTTGAGATCTTCCGGAATAGTGGAAAAAAGATCGATCACATTATTTCTATAGGTGGAGGGGCCAAAAATGAAATGTGGCTCCAGATACAAGCAGATATTTTTAACGCTACTATTGTGAAGCTAGCTAATGAGCAAGGGCCAGCCTTGGGAGCGGCTATACTTGCTGCGTATGGTAGTGGTCTATTTAACTCCCTAGAGGAATGTACGAATACATTTATTAAATACGATAAAAGCTACGATCCAATTCCGGAAAACGTTGAAAAGTATGAAAGATTGTTTTTACTCTATAAAAAGGTGTATGAGCAGACTAAGCAGCTTAATGATGAGTTAATGAGCTTTAGATAA